The Rattus rattus isolate New Zealand chromosome 8, Rrattus_CSIRO_v1, whole genome shotgun sequence genome contains the following window.
ggcagcattcctccatggcctctgcttcagtttctgcctctagatttctgccttggcttcccctcATGATAGACTGTGACCCATAAGGCAAGCAAAGctttcctcaagttgcttttggtcgcgTGCTTTAATAAAAGCCATGGAAACTTGAATTTATACAGACGATAAAAAGAGAGTTGCAGAactggggaagtggctcagtggttaaaagcgctCATTCTTTCGGAGGATCCAGATTCAGTACTtggatccacatggtggctcgcaaccacctGTGACTCTACTTACAGGGAGATCGGATGCCCcgctggcctctgtgagcaccacacATGCGTgtgatacacatagacacacaggcaaaacactcatgtatataaaataaaataaatactttaaaaacacagagagagatagaagaggaagagaggggagggagggagggagggaggaagagatgggaggcGCGGGGCAGGGGGGAGATAGAGGCCATCTTCCCCTTGGAACTGGGAAAGTGAGTTAAAGGGAGGGCTGAGAGTCAGTCAGGCTACAAAGAGTAGGTGGTGAGGACAGATTAGGGCGCCTTTGTCTCCTCCGATACGTGCATCGTGCATCGTCACCACAGTAGATGGTGACTTTGAACCCTTCGTGCGATAGGGACTGCAGCCGCCTTTCTGCATGGACTCCGTTCCACACAGTAAAGGAGACTTTTTGACTTTTGCCACTCCTGTACCAACTAACCTAGAAAGGTCTATAGGCCAGGAAGTGTCCTCTCTTCTTTGCCAGTGCCTGGTAAATAAAATGGTGCTCAGTAAGGTTCATTGACTGCCTGACACTGGAAGGCCAGCTGAATCAGTGTCAGCCAGCAAGGCTTCCATGATGTTTCTGTTACAGCAGACAGTAACCAAGtctctctccttgcctccctTTTAGCCCGCCCTGAAGATGTTGGCACCAGCCTCTACTTTGTAAATGACTCCCTGCAGCACGTAaccttctccagctctgtgggtgtggtggtgccctGCCCGGCCGCTGGATCCCCCAGTGCGGCTCTTCGATGGTACCTGGCCACGGGGGACGACATCTACGATGTGCCACACATCCGGCACGTGCATGCCAACGGGACTCTGCAGCTCTACCCTTTCTCCCCCTCCGCCTTCAATAGCTTTATCCACGACAATGACTATTTCTGCACCGCAGAGAATGCAGCCGGCAAGATCCGGAGCCCTAACATTCGCATCAAAGCAGGTGAGGGACCAGACATCTGCACCCTGATAGGACTCCCTGTGAGGTCTAAACACAGAACAGGGTAGGCAGGCTGGCATTGCGAGGGTTATATGTGGTGTGTCCACGTGTGTGCTTGGGTAGAGTGGGCACCCCATCTATGCATTCAAAGTGAGCACTGCACGTGAGTTGAGTGAGACGGAGCTCACCCTTGAAATAGGAAAATGTtgcttgagtttcattttctaaAGCCTCCTTTTCCTGAAGTGTATCAAGGGAAGGGCCCGTTATCATATGTAACTGAAGCAATTTCCATATGGTTCGACTAATCCCCAGCACAGAGATCCACTCACAGCACCCCAGAAgtcttctctcctgctttctgtggTCTCTGTTCTCAGGACAGCCATTTTCTGGCTTGGAATAATGTGGGTGATTTGCCTTGTTTGTGCTTTGTAGAAAATGGCGGCCTACGTTCCGCCCTTTCTGGGATCTTCAGTTCACCATTCTCATGGTGACGTTTGTCCTGACTATTGTGTGTGGTAGAAGGTCCCACACGATCACTGATGTATAGTGTTTCACTCTGCAACGAGGCCATGTGCTATTTGCCCATCTCACTGAGTGAACGTTTGAGCACCGCACAGCTCAGAGAACTGCTACTGAAGTATATTTCATGATGGAGAGCCACAGCAGGGAGAGAGTCGGATCTCCAGAAGAGGGGAGGGACGCAGGGGCGAAAAGGAAAAGGCTTTGCTCTGTGGGTCAGGTCTGGAAGTGAGAGGCAGGTTTGGATTGGTTCTTTTTAACTAGGACATCGCAACACACTATCCTTCTGATACGGATAGGAAGTGCCTCAAATAGAAGTGTGGCCAGTGGTTTTCTTACAAGGGCACCCGGATGCAAGAGGGCAGCTTACTGTGCAGCTCCAGTGTGCCATCTATATCTGCACTGGACAGGCCCAGGTGAGGAGTTCCTGGGAGAACCAGCAGGCCTAGGGTCAGACCCTTCAGAGTGCTGGACTCTGATCTCCCACAGAACTTCCCTCACGGGACAAGACTGCGAGTATCCAAGCCTAGAGCTGTAGAAGTGTGAGGGTTAAGCCATGACTGCTCTCTGCCTGTGTGCTGGGGGCATCACActgatgctgaggcaggagtcttctctctcagtctcctgTGGGTATCTTCTTGGCAGCAGGTCCTCTGCATTGCTTGGCCCTAAGTATAACCCCAAATATCAAACTTGACGCCTGGATCTAAGTCCTGTTCTAGTCTCCATAACCAGGAGCCCTGAACCAGGGGAAAGGCCACCATTTATCTCCAGCTACATGCCTCTCCTTGAGTTAGCATCAGCCTTCTCAGTAAGTCTACAAAGGTTTCTTACTGATGATGAGGCTAAGTCAAAGAAGCATTTTccacatgcctggctttttgcATAGGGTTCTACAGATAGGGAAATTGAGGTTCAAAGGTTAGCTTACCTGCACCCAGTACCCCGAAGCAGCTCAGAGGGGATCAGGGCCTACTTGACTGATATTTTTATGTCTTCCTCAGCTGCCTCCTCCCCAGAACTCTCAGAGTTTGTGAGTTACACAATTCACCCTTGGCCTCCACTACTCTAGGACCCTTGGGAGTCAGCTCCCTCAAGCTCCTTTGTGAGATTGGGTGGAGGCTGCCAGACCCACAGGAGTGTTGGACTGGAGCCTAACGGCCAGTCTCTCCcctgttccttttcttccctcccctcttttcctctttcctggagaagagaaaggatgaaGGCCTGAGGGGAGCCGGGTCCACTGGAAATACATGCAATTAAAGAGGCTTTTGATGATACCAGAGAGGCTGCAGGTGCACTGTTTAGGGGGAGGATGCCAGTGCCCTAGGTGTCGCCCTGGCAACCACGGCAAGGAGAGCAGAAGGGCATGCTGCCCAGGTGTCTGCTGGGGACAAGGTCTGTAGGCAGTGGGGGCTCTAGATGTCCCGGCTCTGCTTGGCAGagaagggcagggaaggaaggagcgaGCCCCTGGCAGAGGCCAAGCTGAGGAAGACAGGATAGACAGAGGCCTTCATCCCACTCTTAAGGCAGGGTTAGTCTATGTGCAGGATATGACACATGAGTAGCTGCAGGTGACACTACACAAGAAGTGAATACAggtctgggagcaggcagaaaagGACTCTAAATGGTCCTAACATCAGGAACAAGACTGGATAGAATATAGCAACAGGAGGTGGAGGGAGTATCTGTGTCTCAGACAACCCTGGTTTGAATTATTCTTTTCTACTGCCTACTGGGTAGCACCAATCCCATGAAGAGCTCAATGtctaaactacatttcccagggtGCATTGGAATAGGCCCACACTGCTGCTAGCTCATATaatctgggttttattttgtcaagTTATGGCCACTGTGCCCAACACACTTATTGCCTCCTTTCCCCACCACCATGGCCATGTGACACTCTTCTTTCAATTTCCCACAGTTTTCAGGGAACCCTACACCGTCCGGGTGGAGGATCAAAGGTCAATGCGTGGCAACGTGGCTGTCTTTAAGTGCCTCATCCCCTCTTCAGTGCAGGAATACGTTAGCGTCGTGTCTTGGGAGAAAGACACAGTCTCCATCACTCCAGGTAGGGAATCATGCATGGGTGGTGGCTGACAGAGCTGCCCGGGTGGTGGATGGTGCCTGAATTGGTCTACGATCTGAACAAGATGGTGACAATGGCTTTAGGGATCGATCTGCTACTGTCCTGAGAAGTTTTGGCAAATGGTCACCTTTGGTGTTCATTTGATCATCTCTGTGTGGAATGGTGAAGTCCCTGTGCTGAGGCCTGTGCTATCTACGAAGGTTCTACAGACACAGGGTGGGGCTGCCATTGATCCCTGGGGCTCCTTTTGAACTTGCCCTGGCTTATGAGAGCCTTCGGCAAGCTCACCTTTGAATCGTGGTAAGGAAAGGCAGGGCACATTTGTGCTCTGTGTGTGACTAGGGTAATGAGTCTGGAGGTTTGGGGAACTGGGCTTAAGGAAGTGTGCATACAGGAGTTTTACTTCCCCATGAATTGGCAGAAGTGTCATAGGACTTCTCAGTGACTGGTGTTAGAAAGGGGTTAGTCCGTGTTGAAGCCCTTCGTTGGTTCAGTCTCACCTAGGAATGATTGTCTCTCCAACAGGAAACAGGTCTTAGAGCTTCACAAAAGGATCTCTTAAATCTTTATTCAACCTTCCAGGCTCCAAtacccccccttcccccttccccatactgCAGGGGCTCCGTCGTTTCCCTTCCTCTTTGCAGGCTCTTTACAGGAAGACTTTCTTCCTGTAAAGTGGAGCATCCTGACCAACGTTCTTCAAGGGACCCACTGGCACTGAGGTCCCCAACCAGTTGTCTGACACGATCCATGGTTTTCAGAGCTAGTTGTAGATGACAAGTCTCTTTGGGAATGGTTCTCGGCCTGTGGGTTGTAGCCTCTTTGGAGATGGAATGACTCTTTCaaaggtcacctaagaccatcggaaaacacagatatttacattaccattcacaacagtagcaaaattacagttatgaagtagcaatggaaataactttatggtcggagggtcactgcaacatgaggacccgtattaaagggtcgcagcatcaggaaggctgagagccgCTGTTCTATAGGAACTTGTTATAGAATCGGATTCTTTATCCTGCTGAGCAATTCCACCCTGTGGTGTGAGCAATGCCTTTGAAATAGCAGTGTCCGTAGGATCTGAATACTTTGAAATAGCGGAATCCAAATCTCTGAGGAGGAGGCCTGAGTCTCAGCACTGACCTGAGAGCTTCAGATGGTTCTAGGGTACAGCGGGATGGGACCGAGGCTCACGTGTGTGTAGCTAGCATGGCGGGGGCTCTTTTAAAAGACATAGATGTGTGCCCTTTCTCACCACTTTTCTTCTCTCGGTTCCAAGCAGATGTCCAGGCCAAAAGATTTCCCATCATCCAATAGCTTACAGCCTGGTCGTAGCAAGGCAGCCTCAAAGCTACTTAAAGATGCCTTCTATCCTTTCTGTAAAACTGTAAGTGAATAGGAGCTGTCTGGCTGGAGAGTCTCTGAGAGAAAGAGGCAAAAGGGAGATAAGGAATCCGGGTTCAGGAATGGTTCTGTGGCCACTCATAGAAGAAATGTTTAGACCTCATGGGAGTCTCTGAGGGAGCACAAGGCCAGGACAGAGGTCCCAAATGAGACATGGTGTACACATCAATGGGTAACTGAAGTAGGGAGCACAGGCTGGAGGATGCTGGCACAACTCTGGGGAAGCCTCAGGAACGACAGACACTGACTGGGATTCCCATATTTCTAGCAGAGTCAGGCATTTAAAGACCATAAGGAAATGTGGTATTTCTTACACACTTGGGTTTATGGATGAAGCATTATGTCCATTAGAATAATAATTACGTTATTAAAACTTTTTGAGCACTTACTATTTTCCTGGCACTGGGCTAAGACACCTTCATACATCATCTTCTTTTAGCCTCACAGAGGCCCAGAGTGTATTTCCCCCTCTCCACTTTACAGAAGAGAAACCCAACGCTCAAAGAAGGAAGTTCTTCCAGATCACGTGCCTATTACTCAGTTAAGGCATAAACGGAAGCAGTATTTTCCCCAAGCCTCTGCTTCCCCTGTATGCCCCAGGTTCTCTGAGTACCATGAAGCTTTAAATGTACGTTGTAGGCATGAgagctttgggggggggggaattgCTCACCATTGGGTTTTTAAGGGATGCTTTGGTGGAACCAGACACAGGTAGTGATTAAGAACCTAGAATCTGGGACCAGACTGTATGGGGTAGAAGCTCATTCCATTGCTTACTAGCCGAGTGAGTTGTCTGCCCTCCTAGGGCCTCACTTCCTACAACTGTAGAATGGGTCTGTAGGGTTGAAATAAAATAGGCAATGTTCAGAAGGTTGCCTGCTGTTCTAAGGGTGTGCTGGGTTGTTGCTGTCATTGTTTAGGTTGAAGAGAGCATGCTTCATTATTCCCACTGGTTCCTGTTGTGGTGTATGCATTTCTACTGTGTAGCCGACCCGTGTAGCTGACTGGAATGAGAACAGTGGGGtttcgttgttgtttgtttgtttgtttgcttgctttttgcaCGACTCCTTGTCTCCTAACACATTGCCCTCCATACTCACCCAGAGTCCACTGAGGAAGGAATGCCCCCTTGAGAATTCTGAGGGACTCGGGGAGACGGCCCAGATGAGGAGGAACATGAGGACAACTGGTACCAGATAGGCAGACTAGAGCAGGTGGGGAGCGAAGTGTGACTAGTTTATGTGCCCGGGAGCTGGAGGCAACAGGCTCCCCCAGGCACCCCTTGTAGTTGGTGCTTCAGAGCTGTCTTTGATGTCAGGACCGGGCTGGTAGCCCCAAAGGGCATAATTACCAGAGAAGTGGCCTTGATGCTAATCTGTAGGGCTGTGTTAAACTTTGGGGGCccgcctttctttcctttggtctcggagaatttccctctcctcccttacCCTCCAGTTCCAGCCATAATCATTCTAGATCCTTctctagctattttttttttacatctagGGATGGTCTTCCCAATGCATTTTGAGCCTAACTAACATGCTCCTGGGTTGCCCAGGGGAACCAGAGACAGTGAGTGGGGTTTAgtgccttctggtctctgtaggtaAGGACCAAGATCGTGGCCACAAGGCACATGCTCTAATTTTGGAAAATGCAAAGAGCGTATAAAATTTCATAGACTAAGGCTTTTATATCCCCAGTGTTCACACATACCCAGTGTGCATACACTCTGTACACATAGGTATGTGCTTTGTGGTAAGCAAGGGCTGCTTCTCATTGTGGAGGTGTCAATAGTCTCTCAAAGCAGAGAACGGTGCAGCAGTGTCTGCATCTGGAGCGGGAACCTGCTTTCACCTTAATCCCTAGATCCATGGGGCTAGTCTCTAATATTCTATGCTTCAGGACCAGCAGGAACAGGTGCTGGCAAGCTAATGGATGAGCAGGCCGATGCGGACCAATTGAGGTCTCAGAAAGCGTCCTCCTTGACAAAGGCACTGGGAGGAAAGCCTGTTGGCCACAGAATGGGAGCCAAGCCTCCTGTGCCTCTCTCTGGAGGAGCCTGGTATCTAAATAAGCTCCGGGAGTTGAGTATTTGCTCACACGCTGCCCTTCCTGGCTTACTACGCTGGCTTGGAGCAGGCCGCCGAAGCTCTCTCCAGCTTTTTGCTATGATTTCTTAGGGCTGGGAGAGGCAAGAGAGACGGCTCCTGTCTCCACTTGCCTCCCCAacctctcctgcctccagcttagGGCTGGTTTCGAATCTGACCTTCTAAAAGTATATGCAAAATCTTTGACCTGCTGGATTCCTACCCCAGTGTCCCTCCTAGAGTacctaccgtgtgtgtgtgtgtgtgtgtgtgtgtgtgtgtgtgtgtgtgtgtgtgtgtgtgtgtgtgtgtgtgtgtgtgtgatgtgtggtgtgtgcgggtgtgtgtttgtgtgtggtgtgtgacgCGTGgcgtgtggggggtgtgtggggggggtgtgtgtgcggtgtgtgtgtgtgtgtgggtggtgtgtgtgtggtgtgtgtgtgtgtgtgtgtgtgtgtgtgtgtgtgtggtgtgtgtggtgtatgtaggtgtgtgtgtgtggtgtgtgtgtgtgtgtgttgggtggggtgtggttgtgggtgtgtgtgtgtgtgtgggtgtggtgtgtgtgggtgtgtgtgtgtgtgtgtgggtgtggtgtggtgggtgggtgggtggtgtgtgtggtatgtgtgggtggcatgtgtggtgtgtgtggtgtgtgtgtgtgtggtggtgtggtgtgtgtgtggtgtgtgtatatgtgtggtgtgtgtgtgtatgtgtggtgtgtgtggtgtatggtgtgtgtgtgtggtgtgtgtgtgtgtgtgtgtgtgtgtgtgtggtgtgtgtgtgtgtgtgtgtgtgtgtgtgtgtgtgtgtgtgtgtgtgtacacaatggGCATAAGAGGACTAAGGGCAGTATACAAACACAGATCAGAATTAAGGCCTTCAGTGGAGCCGAGATGTGGTTTAATTTCCCATCTGCATGATCACCATTACAATGCATGTTATTGGATATAAAGATAAATCCGGCCCTGTTCCTAATAGCTTTTAATTtccaccagacctgattatatcGAAGCAGGCTCCTTGTGGGAgtttcccagcatgctcttcCCCAGCATCCTGACTGGCTTTCTTAGCCCCAGTGGGGAGTTTTGGACACAGCT
Protein-coding sequences here:
- the LOC116908160 gene encoding Down syndrome cell adhesion molecule-like protein 1 homolog, whose product is MTGAGEPRREEPPPCAGLRSRESGAPSAGGWERAERGRGAAARPATGPPPRRKGPLYGMWLVTFLLLLDSLHKARPEDVGTSLYFVNDSLQHVTFSSSVGVVVPCPAAGSPSAALRWYLATGDDIYDVPHIRHVHANGTLQLYPFSPSAFNSFIHDNDYFCTAENAAGKIRSPNIRIKAVFREPYTVRVEDQRSMRGNVAVFKCLIPSSVQEYVSVVSWEKDTVSITPGRESCMGGG